Genomic segment of Bacteroidota bacterium:
CAAATACTATGTAGCATTTTTAACCGGTTTCTATTCCTCAGGAAAATATTTTGAACTGGGAGGGAATTATATTACCTCCTCCATGCAGACTCCGAACGACCCGATTTATGTTGGGCAGCGGACTACTTTTCATGCCTTGGCATCCAATACTACTCAATATGAATGGGACTTTGGTGATGGTACTTTAATCACCGGCGTGGCCAACCCGCCGATGACTTATTATACACCCGGAACCTACCCGGTCAACGTGATGTGTTCTAACACTTATGGATGTTCGGCTTCTTCACAAATGATGATTACGGTTGAAGTTCCGTCGGGGATAAGGGAAGAAAAGAAACAGGAATTGATGATATCCGTTCAGGGAAACATCCTGCGCTTGAACAGAAAGACCCAAGTAGCAGACCATGCACAAGTACAAATATTCGACCTTTTAGGCAGACCGATTTATAAAGCGCCTTGGCAGACCATGCAATGCGCCATTGACCTGAACGACCAACCGGCAGGCTATTACATATTATCTGTGGCTGGCGAAAAAGACGTGAGTACCAGTAGAATTTTTATCGAGCGATAAACCAAGATACAGCGGTTTGTAAAAAGGTCCTGCCTGGGAAAGGCGGGCCTTTTGTTTTTTATAAACTACAAAAGTCTTTAAGACTTTTGTAGTCTGAAAATTTTATAAGGACTTCCAAGTTCGCTTCGCTAACACTTGGAAGAACGAACTTGTTGGTGGCATTTACGCTGCTATAAATTTGGGAAACTAAACACCTTCAAGGGCTAGATACCATGTGGCGGAATAAAAAATAATATTATTCCGGCTTAGGGAAAATACCTATAAATCTCTTTTCGGTGTAGCAGTCTGGCCAGCCAAACCACTTTCCCTTCGACCAACAAACCCAAACGATAATGGCCGATTCTTATCCGGTAACAATGGGCGTGACCCTTAAGCCGTTTGATGCCTTCGATTTTTAATAATGAATCAGACTTTTGAAACTGCTGAATTAGTTCATCCACCTTTAATACCAAATTCTTATTGGTAGAGATGGCTGTGAAATCTTTCTCAAAGGGCTTTGAGAATTTTACTTCCATTTACGAATGACCTTTGCAATAGAGGAGGGTTTGGCTTCACCCTGTTTCACCGCTTCCTTGATCAATTTGCCGAATACAAAATCCTCCTGCTCCTCTTCAGAAAGGGTGAACATACGAACCTTCATTTTGCTCAGAAGCTCTTTAAGAAGACGACCTTCTTTTTTATCACGGGCTTGCAACACTATTGTTTCCATACTACAAATATAGCTATAAGGTTACAAAATAAAAAAGCCCCGCCCGATAGTTATCGGAACGGGACTTTTCGTTTTAAACTACAAAAGTCTCATAGACTTTTGTAGTCTGAAAACACTTCGCCTATTTATCAGTGGGCGATTGATTCCGCTTATAGATTTCCATTATAGGGAATTGGCCTAAGTGAAAATTAAATCGCTTATAAAAGTATTCCTTATCGGCCTCGCTAATCACTTTTTCCCCCTCGCCCATTTTCCCCGTCCGGATGAATTGATTATAAACGATTTCATGCTTTTCTACGTTCGGCTGTTCGCCGAATTTGCTTTCATGCTGCTTCATAAAATCGAATGAGCAATGCTCCTGAATTCTATTGATATGCTCCGGCTTCAATTCTATGCCTAAAAATTTGGCTATACGGAATAGCTCTTGTACAAAATTCTGCTGCAAGTCTTCGTAACGGACATAGAGGATCGGCAACTTGTTCTTGTTTCTTAGCCATTGTTCATGAAACTTAAACCAGTTTGAATCATCCTCATCTCGAAAGGACATTTCAAAACTTTCTTGAAACGTAATCTTTGTGCTATTATAGTTTTTGCGGTGGTGATAAAGCGAGTTGGCAACGTCCAGTCCATCTCTGACCACAAATATGTATTTCCCCTTTTTATTCTTATCAACCTTATTGTATGGATCATGAGTTTTGACAATTCGTGGGGATAAAAGATCGGGTATCGTTCCATTTCGATCCGCTAAGTTTCTCAACCAAGGAGACACATCATAAATATGCTTAAAATTCATTGCTCCGTCCGTGGTCAATTGATATAGTATCATTTGCATCCAAGTGGTGCCAGCTTTTAGGAATGTAACCACATAGATGTCGTCGTCGCGCTCACCAAACAGCAATTCATATTTCATGAATCTTAGCTGATGAATAGCGCCCTCAACATTGCTCTTTACTTTAGATAAAAAGCGAATGCACTTTTCGATAATTGATATTTCCCAACTCATTATTAAAAAAATAAAAGGCCTGCAATATTGCAGGCCTATCTTCATAAATACGATACGTGATTAGTGACAGGTGTAACCGCTGTTTTCCAAATATTTAATGTACGATTTGAATTCAGCACTGCTGGTAAAATCGCTTTCTTTTACGACTTCACAATCTCCGGCATAGCAACAATTATAGCTCTTCTTGCAAGAGTTGAAGGCAAAAAGGCTGGTGAACAATGCGGTCAATCCGATTAAAAATCTAAGTTTTTTCATAGAAATTGGTTTTTGTTTTCACCTACTCTATATCCCCTTTTCGGCTACCTGGGTTTTTATTTTTAAGCTATGAGCAGTTAGCTATGAGCTGTGAGAAAAACCTCTCATAGCTAACGGCTCATGGCTCATAGCTTTTTCTTACCAAAGAATATCCGCCACATTAATCGTAACGGCTCCTTCATGTTCCGGTATGTTGACGACTACTCTTCCGGCTGCATCCTCTTCGCCGTGTACGCGGAGGGTTACATCGCCGGTCAGTTTGGTGTCTATTTGATAGCGACCGGTTCCATCGGTAGTTGCTGTAGCGCCCGAATCTTCCAAAGTAACCACCCGACCCACTTCGACACCGCCGCCGCTGTTTTTCACAAAACCAACCAAAGTAGCCGGTGGCCCTTCGGTCATATATACCACCCCCCAACGGCGGGCGTTTTCGCGCATGCTTTCCGGCGATTCTTCGTTATAAAAAGTCTCTACTTCATCCCATACTTTTTTAATCACCTTATCGGCCTCGATGTTCAACACATCCACCGCTTCTTCTGCCGCATCAAGAATATTTGCAAAGGATACCTGCTGGGCTATAAATGTGTTGGCGCTTATCAGGATAGACTGCACCTCGCTGATGTTGGGATTTTCCATTGGCGCACCGCCTGCCGCCACGCGGTTAGGGTCGCCCGCCACCAAGCGGTTGGCCCAGCTTATTACATCCTCTTCCTTATCCAGATTGGGCACCGCTTCGCTGCTCACATCTAATTGATAGAAGGAGCGATTGCCCGCCGGATATTTGTTGCGTTTCACCCCCAGGTTGAAGACCTGGATAAAGTGGCTAACAAACATGCGGGTGCCTTCCACCTGTGCATCTTTGGTGGGCGTGTTGGTGGTTTGCCCCGACTTGGCGTTGGCCCAGGCCGTGAGGCCATTGTTAAAATTGGTGTTCATGCTGCCCAGCCGCCCGATGGTGGTGGGGGTGAGGGTGCCGGGTTCTACGGCGTTGGTATTGTTGGCTTTGTTCAGCGCGTTCTGGCGCGTGAGGTTGCTGTTAGGCAAACGGCGAGTTATAGTCATAGGGTTTTGGTTTTTATTTTGATGAAAAAAGGGGTTTGAAGCGTAATAGCTTGTGGCGCAGGGCTGTGTGAGCCTCCACCAGACTTAGCGGACAGGCTTACAGGTCTGTTAGCGGCTCCGCTGAATATAGTGGATAGGCTTACAGGTCTGTTAGGGCTTCCGCTGAACGTAGTGGACAGGCTTGCAGGTCTGTTAGGGCTTCCACTGAATGTAGTGGACAGGCTTACAGGTCTGTTAGGGCCTCCGCTGAACGTAGCGGACAGGCTTACAGGTCTGTTAGCGGCTCCACTGAATGTAGTGGATGGGCTTACAGGTGCGCAAGGGTCTTGACTGAATGTAGTGGATAGGTTTGCA
This window contains:
- a CDS encoding sulfotransferase domain-containing protein codes for the protein MSWEISIIEKCIRFLSKVKSNVEGAIHQLRFMKYELLFGERDDDIYVVTFLKAGTTWMQMILYQLTTDGAMNFKHIYDVSPWLRNLADRNGTIPDLLSPRIVKTHDPYNKVDKNKKGKYIFVVRDGLDVANSLYHHRKNYNSTKITFQESFEMSFRDEDDSNWFKFHEQWLRNKNKLPILYVRYEDLQQNFVQELFRIAKFLGIELKPEHINRIQEHCSFDFMKQHESKFGEQPNVEKHEIVYNQFIRTGKMGEGEKVISEADKEYFYKRFNFHLGQFPIMEIYKRNQSPTDK
- a CDS encoding type II toxin-antitoxin system RelE/ParE family toxin — protein: MEVKFSKPFEKDFTAISTNKNLVLKVDELIQQFQKSDSLLKIEGIKRLKGHAHCYRIRIGHYRLGLLVEGKVVWLARLLHRKEIYRYFP